The Streptomyces sp. TLI_105 DNA segment ACGGCGGCGTCGGCGACGCCCTCGTGGGTGAGGAGGAGCGCTTCGAGTTCGGCGGGGGCGACCTGGAAGCCCTTGTACTTGATCAGTTCCTTCACCCGGTCGACGACGAAGAGCCAGCCGTCCTCGTCGACGCGGCCGATGTCGCCGGTGTGCACCCATCCGTCGGCGTCGATCATGGCGGCGGTGGCGTCGGGGCGGCCGAGGTAGCCCTTCATGACCTGGGGGCCGCGGATGGCGATCTCGCCCTCCTCGCCGGGCGCGGCGTCCTTCGCGGGGTCGTCGAGGGAGAGGATCCGCATCTCGGTGGAGGGCAGCAGCCGGCCGACGGTGCCGGGCGGGGGCTCGGTGGCGTCGAGCGGGGTGACGTGGGTGCCCGGGGACAGCTCGGTCATGCCGTACGCCTGCCGGACGGGCGGCAGGCCGAGCCGGGTGGAGCAGGCCTCGGCCAGGGCGGCGTCGAGGGGGGCGGCGGCGCTGACGATGTACTCGAGCGAGGACAGGTCGTAGTCGGCGACGGCCGGGTGCTTGGCGAGGGCGAGGACGATCGGCGGAGCGACGTACAGGCCGTTGATGCGGTGCTTCTGGATGGCGCCGAGGAAGGTGTCGAGCTCGAAGCGGGGCAGGACGACGACGGTGGCGCCCCGGCGGAGGGGCGCGTTCATGAGGGCGGTGAGGCCGTAGATGTGGAAGAAGGGCAGGACCGCCAGGATGCGGTCCCCCGGGCCCATCGGGATCAGCGGCTCCAGCTGCGCCAGGTTGGTGGCGATGGAGGTGTGGGTGAGCATGACGCCCTTGGGGACGCCGGTGGTGCCGGAGGAGTACGGGAGGGCGGCGACGTCCTCGTCGGGGTCGACGGTGATCTCGGGGACGGGTCCGGTGGAGGCGAGGAACTCCTGGAGCGAGCGGACTCCCTCGCCCTCCGGGGCCTGGTCGCAGACGAGGATCTCCTCGATG contains these protein-coding regions:
- a CDS encoding 4-coumarate--CoA ligase family protein; its protein translation is MVFHSEYEAVPALSLPIHDAVLGRAAAYGDTPALVDGAGELTLTYGQVDAFHRRVAAGLAEAGVRKGDVLALHSPNTVLFPVAFYAATRAGASVTTVHPLATPEEFAKQLRDSSARWIVTVSPLLAAARAAAELAGGIEEILVCDQAPEGEGVRSLQEFLASTGPVPEITVDPDEDVAALPYSSGTTGVPKGVMLTHTSIATNLAQLEPLIPMGPGDRILAVLPFFHIYGLTALMNAPLRRGATVVVLPRFELDTFLGAIQKHRINGLYVAPPIVLALAKHPAVADYDLSSLEYIVSAAAPLDAALAEACSTRLGLPPVRQAYGMTELSPGTHVTPLDATEPPPGTVGRLLPSTEMRILSLDDPAKDAAPGEEGEIAIRGPQVMKGYLGRPDATAAMIDADGWVHTGDIGRVDEDGWLFVVDRVKELIKYKGFQVAPAELEALLLTHEGVADAAVIGVTDADGTEIPKAYVVRQPSAPGLTAEDVIAHVAARVSPYKKVRAVEFIDAVPRAASGKILRRQLRDRT